TTTCCTTTTGAGAAATAACTTTCCTTTTGAGAAATAGCTCTTGGCCTATTACTAGGCCTTAATAGAGACCAAATGCTTGCTCATGGGCACCGTGTTACCATGTGACCTGAGGTAACTGTCACGACCTGGTTGTTCTCTGACCATCAACCCACAAAGTGAACCTGTACACCAACACTCTATCAAACAGAAGTGATATATACAAGATCAGGCCTGAGCAGACTCTGAAGTAAGTTACATGAAGAAGTGGCCCAAGTATCCAAAGTCCCCACTCCTGCTccactgccttctctctcccagccTGCATATACAGCCTCATGGGGAGTTGCCTGTGATCAGTTGACAGAGGAGAAGACTCAGGCCTGGCTTACAGATGGTTCTGCACGGCATGCAGGCACATCTGACTGTGGACAGCTACAGCACTGCTGCCCCTCTCTGAGACATCCCTGAAGGCAGCGGTGAAGGGAAATCCCCCTGTGGGCGGAACTCTGGGCAGTGCCCCAGTGGGCAGTTTGGGCAGTTTTTCACTTTGTTTAGGAGAAATGGCAAGATGTGGGATTACATAACAATGTGTGGGCTTTGGCCACATGGTCAGGGACTTAGAAGGAACATGATTTGAAAATAAGTGACAAAGAAATTTAGGAAAGAGGCATGTGGATCGGACTCTCTGAATGgccaaaaaacacaaacatatttgTGTCCCATGTGAATGCTCACCAAAGGGTTACCTCAGCAGAtgattttaataaatagaatgaCCCATTCTGTGGATACCAGTCAGCCTCTTTCCCCAGTCACCCATCATGACCCAATGGTTTCATGAACTTCATTAAAGTAGTTATGGTTGCAGTGTGGCAGTTACACTTGGGCTCAGCAACAAAGACTTCCACTCACTATGCATGACCAGGCTACAGCAACAATTAGGTGCCCAATCTGCAGTGGTAAGACCAACATCGAGCCCTTAGTATGGCACCTTTCTCTGAGGTAATCAGCCAGCTACCTGCATGTCAGAAGGTGGTCCATCACATTGAACTGTTTCCATCAAGGAAGGGGCAACATTTTATCCTTACTGGAGTGGACACTATGCATACAGATTTTCCTTCCCTGAACACAATGCTTCCATGGACTTACAGAAAGCTTTATTCATCATCACTGTATTCTACACAGCATTGCTTCTGATCAAGGAACTCACTTCACAGCAAAAGAAGTGCAGCAATGGGCCCATGGTCATGGAATTCACTGGTATTACCATGTTCCCCACCATCTTGAAGAagctgtcttttttgtttgtttgcttgtttatttttgagagagagagcggggggggggggggcggtgaggggcagagagcgagggagacacagaaaccaaaccaggctccaggctctgagctgtcagcacagaacccaaccagagcttgaactcacgaaccacaagatcatgatctgagccgaagtcggacacttaaccaactgagccacccaggtgtcccttgaagAAGCTGTCTTAATAGAATGGTGGAATAACCTTTTCAAGACTAAGTCACAGCACCAGCTAGATGGCAATACCTTGCAGGGCTGAGGCCAGGCTCTCCAGAAGGCTGTATATGCCCTGAATTAGTGTCCAACATATGATGTTATTTCTCTCATAGCCCAGATTCATGGGTCCAGGAATCAAGAGGTGGAAATGGGAGTGGCAGAAGTCACTATTAACCTTAATGACCTACCAGCAAAAGTTTTGCTTCCTGTTCCCACAACTTCATGTTTTGCTGGCTCAGAGGGCTTAGTCCCAGAGGGAACTTCTGGGTACTTCTCCCAGGAGACAAACGATTCCATTGACTGTAAATCAAGACTGCCACCTGACCAATCTGGGCTCCTCATGCCTCTGAATCCACAGGCAATGAAGGGAGTTATGGTGATGGCTGGGGTGATTAATCCTGTTAACCAAAGGGAAATTGGGCTACTACTTCAcagtaagtcagtcagagtaaAATGGCAAGTAAGAGTGTCTGGAATACAGGAGATCCCCTAACATGTCTTTCAGTACTACAATGCCCTGTGACTAAGGTCAGTGGAAAACTACCACCCAATCCAGGCAGAACTATTAATGGTTCAGACCATTTAGGAATGAGGGTTTTGGGTCACACCACCAGATAAATAACTATGATCAGATGAAGTACTTGCTGAAGGCAAAGGCAATAGAATGGGAGGTGGAAGAAGATGGTTACAAATACCAGCTGCAATCAGGTGAACAATTATAGAGACAGGACTGCAAGAGCCATGACTATTTCTTTTGCTATGAGTACAGTTGTATtcatatttcctgttttcttctttccattttcctctttcctattcCCTTATCACGTGGCATGAAATATTGAACTTATTTCACAGTATCTAGGTATTGTTAATTTCACATCATAGTATTTAACTTACAGGATATCAAGAAGAGTAAAAATCACTCAAGGGCTTTATATACTCTTCTGGGGATGGGGTAAATATGTAAATCccatatcctattggttctgtttctctgaacaGAACTCTAATACAGATTCCATTCCAGGATGGATTGTATGACTGAACCAGAGATCTTTTCTTGGGTCTGGGAACCAAGAACTGGAAGCCAGAGTGGCACCACATATCACCATTTCCTATGACTCACTGGGGTGGTCTGTGCTTCCTGTCCCATTCAATTCTGTAATGTTAGAGGTTCTGATCCCCGAAGGGGTCACATTTTCACGAGAGGACAAAGCTAGAGTCCCAATGGAATTATAAGCTAACGTTGCCACCTGGGATTTTTGGGCTCCTTGTGTCCCTTCTCTAATAGCAAGAAGAGGTGTCACAGTCTTGGAAGGTGTAATTGAGCCCAATCATTGAGAAGAGGTAGGACTGTTGTTAAATCATGGAGATGCAGGGAATATGTATGGAACCCAGGTGATCTCCTTTAGTGCTCCTTGGTATTCTCTAGCCCCACTGTGACTTTAAATGGAGAGACCTCAGCAATCCCAGCGTGAGAATGGTGACTAGACACTCTGGTGCTTTGGATACAAGAACCTGGGTATAGACACTGGGTTAtcacccaaagccagcagaataTTATCTAAAGGTGAGGGAAACTAGAATGGatagtggaggagagagaaaataagtgtCAATTTCAGCCCCAATACCAAACACGGTAGTAGGGACTGTGCTTCATCTCACTAATTTCCCTCTTATAACGTTTCCCACAGGCAGAGATGCCTATTAGCATCCTGGATGAGCTGTTCCCAGAACATATATGGAAAAGTGATTCAGGGCAATGCAAAAACTGGACTGTGAAATATCCAAAtaagccactttttaaaaaaaaatgtctatttttgagagagacagagcatgattgggggaggggcagagaaagagggagacacagaatctgaagcaggctgcaggctctgagctgtcagcacagagcctgatgtggggctcgaacccaccaaccgtgagatcataacctgagccaaagttggatgcttaactgactgagccacccaggagccccaaataagCCACTTTGATTCTCCTTCAAGGAAAGTCTTGCTGAACAGCTGTGGAGATTATAATCAGCAGAGAGTCTCCAGATGTCAGCTATTTAGGATAGCCTCGGTTGCCTTCCCAGGTCACCCCACATCCAGTGAATGAGCAAGAGAGGGTATGAAGACCTGGCCATTTTGGGCCAAATCTGTCACGCAGTATTTATTCCACAGCTCGCTGCTGGGCTGGCCATGGCTTCAGTGCAGTACCATTTCTCTCTGCACAACTGACTTCCTCCCCTTTTCACAGTAGTTGGTCCCTATCAAAATCTCACAGTCTAAGCTCTAACTTTGCTTCTGGAGAATTCAGACTATCACAGTGAAATAACTACTGAAAGCACTTGATAGCCCTAGGGTGAGgggaacaaaggaaagaacaaaggaaagtggTTTATCAATATGCTGGTGATTCAAGGAGGTCCCTTGCAGAGCAGGGCAAGGGACCAGCTGCTGGTCAGAAATCAGAGGAGGACCACCCTGCTAAGCTCAGAGCTGCACGTCAGACCTCTGAGGGTGTCAGTGACCAAGAATGAAGGTGGTTCTAAAGAGCCAACAAAACTGGAGTCCAAAACCAAACTTCGCTACTAGAATGAATGGCCCCAGCCAAAATGATAGAGTTACTTTCAGCACACAGAAACGTAACTCCTTTCCCCCCTCATCCAGCACTCTAGGGTACTTCTACTGCCCTCTGTTGGTACAGTTACCCACAAGAAAACAGGTGGAACAGAAGTGGGATCTGTAGAGGCATATCCCTGACATTACATCTAGAGTACAAAGGTGGGAGGAGGATTAGAGCTGATAGACACCAGCTTAAAAATATCTCCTTGCTGTGCCTTTGcccaggaaataaaaacagacgACTtccgagggaaaaaaaaatgaagttttaatatTGCTTAAAACATGAATAGTAAGAAAGTACATGCTAGAAATCCTCTGGTGTGATATTAATGCTTATGATCCTGATACGAGGGatccttaaatttttctttaaacagtcAGACATGCTCTAATGTTTCTGTACTATTAAAAGAAGTGCTAGATATTTGTTTAATGCGACAGGAGTTTTtagctttcctcttcctcctcccgctCCTCCTCTTCATTCAAAATTTTCTTACCAAGTATAATTAGGAAAAGTAAAACGAAAAGAGTTAAAGGAATGAACCACAATAATATCAGGTAGTCCAaccatttctctccttctgatGCCACCTGGTTCTGAGGAGGTGGCCCACTGTCAATACTGCCTCCATGGCCCACATGCTGGCACTTGGGAGGTGCCCATCCATAGTTGCAGTGGCAATGCTGTTTATTATTGCAGACTCCGTTCATGTGGCAGGTCTCATCAGCCTGACAGCTTCGCGGTGGATAGGTCATGTTGACACACTTCTTGTGGATGCATATCTTTTTTTGACCACACACTGTGCCATCTTTCACTTGGCCAATATCAGGTATGGACATCCCTACATGATAATCAGTGCCCCAGCAAGTGATGTTTTTGAGGTGAAGTTGATGCACTGTAGAATGCTGTATCAGACTAGGAATTACTTCTACATTCTCACACTGTACTCTCCCACAGAGAATATCAGGGGcctcacattttatgtatattagaTCTGCGATATCACAGTGACCAAACCGATTTCCTTGGGTgttgatttctctgtagcatctCTGAGATGCACTCCTTGCGTCTTTGCCAAAAATCTCCCTGCACTGCTTGTCATGGTTGGGACATCTCCCTTCATAGCAGTAGGCATCATCACCACAGGGAACCCCGTCCTGCACGTATACATCTTCTGGGCACAGATGAGATGTCCCATTACACCATTCGGGGAGGTCACATTCACTCATCTGCTGTCTGCACACAGTCCCTGATGGCATGAACTTGCAGTCTTTGCAACAAATTCCAAAAGTACAAGCAGCTCCAGGCTTCAGAGTACAGTTCAACAGACAACAGGGGTCATTTAAACACTGGTGTATGGTGCCACAGTCACACTCCTCTCCTTCTTCAATCACTAAGTTCCCACAAAACTGTCCCATAGAGATATTCGCAGAATGTGGAGATGACTTGATACATGACCCTCTAGAGAGAGTATTGTCCCAGTACCGGGCATAACTGCAATTGCTGAACTTAGTTGTCACCTTCCGGGAAGGATACATTAGGCACCACTGAAGCCCACACACACATTGCTCAGTATCATGAAACATACCCAAATTATGACCAAGTTCATGGGACACAGTaagtgcaaaataaaacagactgtctccttcaaaaacatCAACTCCACTATTAAAAGGGCGTTGGCATATCCCTCCAACGTAGGCAACTCCAAGCTTTGtgccaaaatgtttttttatgaaaAGATGGGCAGTGTCATGGTGCAGTCGGGCATCAAGATTGACAGACTTCCAAAGGGCAAAATCCTCCACAAGCTGATCTATCTGATCAGCGACAACTAGGTTTCTTTCACTCCAGATTTCAATCCCAGTCAAAACTACATCAACCTCCAAAGAGTAATATAAGATATCTAGTATATTGATAACATCAAATACTTCACGCTGTACTACTGACACGTTACTTTCGTAGTACAGGAATCGATTATGGTCCATGACTACACCCAGCTCAAGAAACCGCAAGTGGGTCCACCAGCCGGTATAAGAACTTTGTATCAGAGTAGAATTATATGAGGCTCTCAACTGCAAATGTCGtgctatttcctcttctgttagCCCACATCTCATAGGTGGGAATTGTGTATCATCACTATCTATCTTATATACCAGGTGTTCAAATGTGGCAGAAAACCTAACTGGCTCAATTTCATAAGCAAGGTCATTTATCTGCAGCATTCCTCGAAAACCTCCAGAACAGGTACTGAGGGCAACCAGGGATTCGGGGACTCCTTCCACATAACCATGATAGTAGCAGTCGTCAGGAACAAAAGGCTGATCCTGGTGGAGGGCTTGCTGGTCTGTGTAGGTGAACACCAGGAAGTGTTTAGAAATCAAGAGCTTCTTGACCTTCATGTGGACAATGTGTCTCTGGCCCCCAAACTGCAAGCTGTAGGAGAGCCAGCCTGGAGCCTTTATACCTCTGTCCCTGCCAGTCACCTTCAAGGGGACCACCAATTCTGGGGAGGAGAAGTGCTGGGAGGGCCTGTCTTGAGAGTGGCCAGAAATGAACAGAGACATCCCAACCCAGAGTAGCAGAAGAGTGATCCTGATGTGCACCAAGGCCTCACCCACTGCCATTATGGAGTTGTCATTATGAAGCCACCTGTCCAGGGCAGAAGAGGGCAGGGTATGAGGTACTGCTGGTCTGGCTCCTCCCTCTGAGCTGCTTAGGGTGCAGGGTTGACCTTTATGGATCTGTGTCCTAGAAGAGGTGGACCATCAGAGTTGCAGTGctgaaagtggaaataaaaaagaagagctaGGATGGGGTTGGTGGGGTAGGAAGggtgggatagagagagaagaaagtgaggTAAAAGTGATTCTTCAATTGGAATGAGGCTAGAATTAATAAAATGCCCGAGACTGTCATATACATATGCACGTATATgagtatatacatatgcacacatatacatatacgtgtgtgtgtgtgtgtgtgtgtgtgtgtgtgtgtgtgtgtgtgtgtaggcaggCAGGGGGTGGTAGAGGACAGGTTTctagaggaagaaatgaaggaggtTAGTCATAAATAATGGTTGAAACTGGATGGTGGATAAAAATTGATTACATACTGTTTTCTAAACATGTAAACCGGCAATGAAATTTTCCCTATTAAAAGACAGACATCTGACTTCCCGATTGCTCCTCCAACCAAAAATCTACCAGTACCCTACTATCTTCAGGAAGCATGTGGACAACCTATCCAAAACCCACtgaatttttgtctcttttttccacaCAGTTTATTCTATCTCCCCTTTACTTGTGCAGGACATCTGATCTCCCATTGTATCCGAGGTTAGCAGTCAAAGTAAGTGTCACTTAAGGGACTCATTAATTTTGGGAGACCCCTTCCAATCaagacagatttttattttaaaatgcattcttatCTGTAGACAAACTCTGGACATCCAAAGAAAGGCAGCCACACTGATAGGGAAGCAGGGAATGCGTTGCTATTTTGAGACAAGGCAAACAGCCCAACTGCCTCCAATCACAGCATGCAGGCAGCAGCCTTCTCTCTACCCAGCTCAGCTGCATCATGCTTTCAATCATAAGAGACTCATCTTAGATGTATAAATATAGATTCTATTCTATATTTTTTCATGGCCAGTGATTTAGCTGAATTCTCTAGAGAAAGATGGATTGAGAAGCTTAAACCTAGAGTCAGTTCATTAAAACGTTCAAAAGGCCACACACAGTTCAAGTGGACTTATGTCATTCCTGTTGAAAACATAAATTTTGGTTCAGGCAAAAGTTAAATTTGTTCATTCACtaacttttattaaaagtatcaataatttattgaatatttgaaagcaaaaattaaatttggaGACACACTGGAACATATATACTGGTGACATGAATATTCTAAATAAGTACACAAATGGGGTCAGCAGTATAGAGTATGAAAAATATCCTTAGCATTATAATGTCAAGAACTCCTGTCCACATTTGGATGCTTTTTCAGAACTAATGGATGGCTACTGGAAGCCAAGAATACTAAATGAATCCTTTCAGGGAAAGGATCTCTGGTAGAGGTGAAACCCTAATTACTAGAtttcctctccatttctctcttcataATATACTTGGTATATGCTATAGATCTGGGAATATTAAGATGAGAATGTcaatcagagagagacaaataccctatgtagaatttaagataccaaacagatgaacgtaacaggaaggggtgggggaatagaagagagggaaacaaaccacaagagactcttaatgatagagaacaaactgagggttgctggagggaggtgggtgggggatgggctagatgggtcatgggtactaaggagggcccttgttgggatgagcactgggtgttatatgtaagtgatgaatcactgaattccactcctgaagccaatattgtattgtatgttaacaactaaaacttaaaattgaaaagaataaattatatttaaaaaaggatgagaatGTGTGAGTTGGAAGAGGGATATTAAAGATAAAGCATTATatggacgcctgggtagctcagtcggttaagcatctgactcttgattcctgctcaggtcatgatctcacagtttgtggatccAGTCccacatctctgcccctcccctgcttgtgcacatgcgcACATGAGTGCACGCTCAAACACatacgtgtgctctctctcaaaaaaaaaagaaaagataaagcatTACAAAAAGGAGAATAACCTATATTAAGCTTTGTCAGAAATATGATGCAGTAATAATAGAGAAGTTCATTGCTGAGAATCTTTGAGACACATCAGACTGTCAACATTGCATTGCTCCAAAGATGAGCCTTGAAGGAACACTGTGTTACCACAAACCATGTAAACCGATGTCACTCCAAAGCCCTCCTTTCTACGGTTACCAGCACTTCAAGCAGTGTTCAGGTTTTCCTCTTAATCAATACTTAGCTCTTCTATTTCCAGCAGCTATTTCAAATTGCCCCAAACCTTTATCTTCCCATGTCTCCTCTCATGCCCAGTCACAGACTCATTTCAGTGTTTCTCAAGCTTAGGTCACAAGCCATACAGGGTAATGAAGTCAATTTAGTGAGCCACAACCAATTGACACAATACTAAATATCAGAGAGCCTCACACAGATCAGCACCCCCTGCTGTTACCTACCACCACAGAAGCTATAGCAGCATTCTATTGACACTTGTTATAtaattatcaattatttcctGAACTCCAAAACTAAAATTTATAGCTGGAGATGGGATCTGCACATTATATTTCTCCGTTGTTATTTGGCTTCCTGAAGTTTTATCAACACGGATTCGAAAGAGAGAATAAAACGCAAGAAAAGAGGACAAGGAACTTGTCATTACCTATCTGCCTGCCTGCTGTTATGTTCTGTAAATTCCCAGCCATGATGCCTTGCTCTGGTGGGGAGAGTTGGTTACCACATTCCCAGAACCAGTTCCATTAAGCCCTAACAAAGGTGTGAGTACTAGATGAACAGTGTGCCCTTCTCAGAAGTCTGAGCACCAGATGTACAGAACCATCCTCCAGTACCCCGGGTGACCCACACTAGCTAGCCAGTGTCCCCTCCTCAGATGTTCCAGGCATACCACAAAGCACCCTGATATAAGCCCCACGTGTATAGCACTTCTCTCTCTGAGATCTGAGTCACAATTCTGGAAGACCTTCTTCCAAGTTGCTAAGTATCAGCTCACTAAGTCCCCCAGTACCAGCTCAGCATCACCTTATGGGAAGAACAGCTATTAGCTCTACAGAACCCCTTTTCTGATATCCTAAGTTACCAACATGACCAGAGCACAGCCCTATCTTCTACAGTCCAGATCTATCAGGCCCATTATGAAACTATCCATTTATGATAACCCcatcctctgcccttccctaccccccacccccatcttagGCATAGAGCTTTTTCTAGCAACTAATACCTCTGTGTACCTCAGcacttcttttcatctttccagTCCTTTAGAAACTTTTCAAGAATTCCTTTAGATTAATTACTCTTGGTAGGCTTTTCTTTCCTGGACTAGATCTTGACAGCTACAGGACTTGGTACCAAGAGTGCTGCCAAGAGAGACAGACACCATGGGACTCTGGGATTGGTATGGGCATGTCCATGGCTTTACACGCTGCTGAACTCCTGTCCAATGGGGAATGAGCATGCAATGACATCACAATGAACTGAATTACCAGCCAATGTTTACTGTGATGAAGTGTACTACTGAAGCAAATGTGTAGGCACCAAGTGTGATGATGGCTGAAGCAAATGTGTGGGGACCAAGTGTGATGATGGCTGGAAGTACCTCAAAGACTGTTCTGGAGAATTTGCACAGTGAGGCTCAAGGCTCTAAACTCTCAGCTCAAAGAGCTGATAATGACAGACCTAAAAGAATCTCTCATTGGTTTTGGCCATAGAGTcagttttaccaaaaaaaaaaaaaaaatcaaactttaatTGTGAAGTTACAGAGCCACAACATaagttgaatgtgtagatttgcCAAGACTCTGATGGGAAAGTTAGAACACTGAGAAGGCAAAAAACCTTGACGCTTGCAAAGAAGAACTCCAGATGGACTTAACTGATTCTGAGTATCTTGATCCTCCCAAGTGTCCCTGAGTCTCAGTTACTGGGAGAGAAGCCAGTCTGAAGAGCCTAGACACCTATAGCTTGAGACCCTGTCCCTTCTGTGGAAGTTACTCTGCAAGGAGATACCTAGTCTCCTGAAGACATACTCTTACCATCCTTTATTGGCTCTAGATGCAAATCAGAATCTAATTCAACACATTCCAGGGGAACAAATTCAACATCTGAATTGAGAGGAAGGAACTTCTACaccaaaataatgataatattttactaatttatgTTGGCAAAAAGGGGGGGGCATtatattaataacagaaaagCTAAAGTAGTTAAAGATATATTTAgtatgataaaattcaacacgAATTTGTATCTATTTAATaaataccttcaaaatatataaagaaaacattgagaaatcaagaagaaatagaaaaatacaaaatctactTGTAAATATTAACATACTTCTCTCAGCAACTGAGAGAAAAATCACCCACAAAAAAAGGATAAGGAAATAGAAGATTTAAGCAAGGCTAATCAAATTAACCTGACACATGTAAAACACTACAGCCAACAACTGCAGAACAGGTATTAGGTTCAATTGCACATGAGATATTTAGCAAAATAGATGATATCCATGGTCATAAAGGAAGTCTCaacaaatggtaaaaataaaaattgcataataTATGTTCCTTAactacagaatttttaaaaactggataggaaaaagagctagaaaatagccatttctttcaaaattaaagaaaagcctTCTAAATAAGCCATGGTCCAAGTATGatcaaaatatgtaattaaaaatattttggactgaatgaaaatacaacatattaaatTTGTAGAATACAGTTAAAGCAATGCTTATATGGAAATTTCTGTATTTCAAGGTATATATTAGAAAAGgatagtaggggtgcctgggtggctcagttgcttaagcttctgactcctgattctggttcaggtcatggtctcacagtttgtgagttcgagtcccacatcgagctctgcgctgacagtgtagagcctgcttgagattctctctctcttcttctctctgtccctcctccatgctctcgctctctttctctcaaaaatagataaatatttttttttaaaaaggagaaagattgaaaatattttatgtaagatATAACGTCACAAAGCTAGAAAGATGAGAGCTAATTTAACtttaatagataaaattttaaaataaacatgggaggtggggcctaggtggctcaatcagttgagtatccgactcttggtttctgctggagtcatgatcccagcattatgggatcgagccccacgtgtgctccatgctgagtgtggagcctggttgagatgctctctctctctctaaaataataaaataaaattaaataaaataaaattaaattaaattgaattaaattaaataaaaaataaataaaaataaagatgggagtacaaaacaataaaacaaaaatatactaaaaagaaaataaagtcaaacaCTGGTTCCTTATAAGGAACTGACAAACACTTAGCAGTATTGATCAAGAACTAaattgagaaaatacaaattgcCAGTAAGTGTTCCTATAGTAGTTtctattatgtataaaataataataataataataatgcagtggtctggaactggaCCAGCAATATCTCAAGAAATGCCTGTATTTAATCTTCCCTCCTCTGTATAATTACTGTACAGCCTGCAGTCACCCTTTGAAATCAACGTTGTTAAGTTAGCTTTGGCACTTGGCCAATCAGTAGGCTGACTATTAGGACAATGGAGACAGAGGTTGTTGGTGATAGGTGTTGGTTGAAATTATCAAGggggattttgtgtgtgtgaccaaAAGTATTATACAGAgggtttcattttggttttaagaatttttttaaaattgcaaatcAAAAAGCCTAGTTCTGTAGGCACTTCAGTTCAGTTTGTagctctgatttcttcttttttatgtataaatCAGACTACATTTAGCAATAATTTTAAGGGGCCTTTGGTCCCATTTACAAAATtgattaattaaacatttaagctgcttataaaaaagaatggaaatttaaaCACAGGAATAAATTTGTCAATAAGTTTGAAAATTTAAGCAAATTTTCATGGGAAAATTTGGGAAACTTCCTTGggaaaattccttgaaaaaccaaacaaaagtaatagaaaaattaaacagtTCTACATTAATTAGAGTTTGAatctatatgaaaaatataaattaaaaacaatataccCTTTCACAAAATCTCTGGTATAGTGGGTTCTCAAAGTGTTTTTTGAGGTAATACAAATGACTGAATAGTGATAAAACAGAGACATATCCTAATCAAACTTTACTAATTAAGTTTCAGCAATTGCTTCAACAGTAGTAACCTAAGAGCAATGACTGAATGTTTAGGAATTACAGACATTTGTGCCATGATCAAAGGCTTTGAAGATACAGGGGTAATGATAACCAATCACACCCATATTTAACTCACCTATTTTGCATGTGCAAGTGGGTTGAAGAGTTACTACTAATTTTCTTAAACAAGGCAGGGGTGATTATAATTACACCTGCTCTTTCAGTTCTGATTTGTTTCCTCACAACCCAACACAACTAAATCTATTATGTAGGTAATAATTATGTAGCTAATAATAGTTATGAAGGGTTGAAAGCAAAAGATAAATCATATGAACACCAAGATATAAAAAAGAGAGCAAACATTAACAAACATAAATCTGATGAAAACATATTAGAAGATGACAAG
This region of Lynx canadensis isolate LIC74 chromosome B3, mLynCan4.pri.v2, whole genome shotgun sequence genomic DNA includes:
- the LOC115517251 gene encoding disintegrin and metalloproteinase domain-containing protein 20-like encodes the protein MAVGEALVHIRITLLLLWVGMSLFISGHSQDRPSQHFSSPELVVPLKVTGRDRGIKAPGWLSYSLQFGGQRHIVHMKVKKLLISKHFLVFTYTDQQALHQDQPFVPDDCYYHGYVEGVPESLVALSTCSGGFRGMLQINDLAYEIEPVRFSATFEHLVYKIDSDDTQFPPMRCGLTEEEIARHLQLRASYNSTLIQSSYTGWWTHLRFLELGVVMDHNRFLYYESNVSVVQREVFDVINILDILYYSLEVDVVLTGIEIWSERNLVVADQIDQLVEDFALWKSVNLDARLHHDTAHLFIKKHFGTKLGVAYVGGICQRPFNSGVDVFEGDSLFYFALTVSHELGHNLGMFHDTEQCVCGLQWCLMYPSRKVTTKFSNCSYARYWDNTLSRGSCIKSSPHSANISMGQFCGNLVIEEGEECDCGTIHQCLNDPCCLLNCTLKPGAACTFGICCKDCKFMPSGTVCRQQMSECDLPEWCNGTSHLCPEDVYVQDGVPCGDDAYCYEGRCPNHDKQCREIFGKDARSASQRCYREINTQGNRFGHCDIADLIYIKCEAPDILCGRVQCENVEVIPSLIQHSTVHQLHLKNITCWGTDYHVGMSIPDIGQVKDGTVCGQKKICIHKKCVNMTYPPRSCQADETCHMNGVCNNKQHCHCNYGWAPPKCQHVGHGGSIDSGPPPQNQVASEGEKWLDYLILLWFIPLTLFVLLFLIILGKKILNEEEEREEEEES